From the genome of Anaerolineae bacterium, one region includes:
- a CDS encoding cytochrome c maturation protein CcmE — MKNRSKFVAGILLIIAAVVYLIATSTKASAQYFLTVDELLQRREEMTDKNVRISGAVIGDTIQYDAQKLELRFTIAHVPGDFDAVEKEGGLAAALHEAVTDPNRPRLEVVYYGPKPDLLRDEAQAILTGHLEADGVFYADELLLKCPSHYEEALPDQSNK, encoded by the coding sequence ATGAAAAACCGGAGTAAATTTGTGGCGGGGATCTTACTCATCATCGCCGCCGTCGTCTATCTGATCGCCACCTCCACCAAAGCCAGCGCTCAGTACTTTCTCACCGTGGACGAGTTGCTCCAGCGCCGGGAGGAAATGACGGACAAAAATGTGCGCATTTCCGGCGCCGTCATCGGCGACACCATCCAGTACGACGCCCAAAAACTGGAACTGCGCTTCACCATCGCCCATGTTCCCGGGGATTTCGACGCCGTGGAAAAAGAAGGTGGCCTGGCTGCTGCGCTCCATGAAGCAGTAACTGACCCCAACCGGCCACGGTTGGAGGTGGTCTATTACGGCCCCAAACCCGACCTGCTGCGCGACGAAGCTCAAGCCATTCTCACCGGCCACTTGGAGGCCGACGGCGTGTTCTACGCCGACGAGTTGCTGCTCAAGTGCCCCTCGCACTACGAAGAAGCCTTGCCCGATCAGAGCAACAAATAA
- a CDS encoding heme lyase CcmF/NrfE family subunit, with product MVAHLGYGVLLLTFVVSLYSAAAAVYGALRHKAAWVESARRAAVLTFPLLTLSSLALLYLLLTDHFEIAYVASVSSRVMPLYLKITAFWGSQAGSLLFWSWLMSAFASAVMLRPWDRDREFLPWVTMVTMVTLAFFLFLTAFAENPFARLWALPNGDVVEGLLRPQGSMAFIPRDGEGLNPLLRHPGMIWHPPFLYLGFVSFVIPYAFGLAALITRRTDDRWIRLTRRWTLTAWLFLSIGLVLGMRWAYDVLGWGGYWGWDPVEIAALMPWLTGTAFLHSVIIQEKRGMFKRWNMVLIILTYSLMIFGTFLTRSGVLSSVHSFAQSAIGPLFFAFIGITFIASLTLLTSRWADLKSENEVASFFSREALFAYNNLVFIGILVVCFWGVIFPLFSELVTGQKVTVGPPFYERATAPLFALMLLLMGIAPLSAWGYAQAKTIGRHLLIPVALSPVLPVLFYLRGMRAWGALLGFWLVNLVAAVILYEYVRAVRARVRRTGESLPRALAQLIARNRRRYGGYIIHLGIVLMALGVIGIEMFQVETQGTIPVGGSLSLGPYTMVYDNLAEFPASDGRIVARATISVYKNGTKVAELHPRRDFYIDARQPMTIPGVRSTWEDDFYVILVDWEPISSQGATFKVFQNPLVSWLWLGTFVFIFGTLLALWPTPEPRPAVTASRKA from the coding sequence ATGGTTGCACACCTTGGGTATGGAGTGCTGCTGCTCACCTTTGTCGTGAGCCTCTATAGCGCCGCGGCCGCGGTCTACGGTGCGTTACGGCACAAAGCGGCCTGGGTGGAAAGCGCCCGCCGCGCCGCCGTGCTCACTTTCCCTCTGCTCACACTCTCCTCGCTGGCCCTGCTTTACTTGCTACTCACCGATCATTTCGAAATCGCCTATGTGGCCTCGGTCAGTAGCCGAGTCATGCCCCTTTACCTCAAGATCACAGCCTTCTGGGGTTCCCAGGCTGGCTCGCTCCTTTTTTGGTCCTGGTTAATGAGCGCCTTTGCTTCAGCCGTGATGTTGCGCCCCTGGGACCGAGACCGGGAGTTCCTACCCTGGGTGACCATGGTGACGATGGTCACCTTAGCTTTTTTCTTGTTCCTCACCGCCTTTGCTGAAAATCCCTTTGCTCGCCTGTGGGCGCTTCCCAACGGTGATGTGGTCGAGGGCCTGCTGCGCCCCCAGGGATCTATGGCTTTCATCCCCAGGGATGGAGAAGGCCTCAACCCGCTGCTGCGTCATCCAGGGATGATTTGGCACCCGCCCTTCCTCTATTTGGGCTTTGTCTCGTTCGTCATCCCCTATGCCTTCGGCCTCGCCGCCCTCATCACCCGCCGCACCGACGACCGCTGGATTCGCCTCACCCGCCGCTGGACCCTGACGGCTTGGCTGTTCCTGAGCATTGGTCTGGTGCTGGGCATGCGCTGGGCCTACGATGTGCTCGGCTGGGGCGGCTACTGGGGCTGGGACCCGGTCGAAATCGCTGCGTTGATGCCCTGGCTCACCGGCACGGCTTTCTTACACTCCGTGATCATCCAGGAAAAGCGCGGCATGTTCAAGCGCTGGAACATGGTGCTCATCATCCTCACCTACTCGCTGATGATTTTCGGCACTTTCCTCACCCGCTCTGGCGTGCTCTCCTCGGTGCACTCTTTTGCGCAAAGCGCCATCGGGCCGCTGTTCTTCGCCTTCATCGGTATCACCTTCATCGCCTCGCTCACCCTGTTGACCTCCCGGTGGGCCGACCTTAAATCTGAAAACGAAGTGGCTTCTTTCTTCTCTCGCGAAGCCCTTTTCGCCTACAACAACCTGGTGTTCATCGGGATTTTGGTGGTCTGCTTCTGGGGCGTGATCTTTCCTCTCTTTTCCGAATTGGTCACCGGCCAAAAGGTGACCGTGGGGCCGCCGTTCTACGAACGGGCCACCGCTCCGCTGTTCGCCCTGATGCTCCTGCTGATGGGCATCGCGCCCCTTTCCGCCTGGGGATACGCACAGGCCAAGACCATTGGCCGTCACCTGCTCATCCCCGTGGCGCTTTCACCTGTGCTGCCGGTGCTGTTCTACCTGCGCGGCATGCGCGCCTGGGGGGCCCTGTTGGGCTTCTGGTTGGTCAATTTAGTGGCCGCGGTGATCCTCTACGAATATGTGCGGGCGGTGCGCGCTCGCGTGCGCCGCACGGGCGAAAGCCTCCCCAGGGCCCTGGCGCAACTCATCGCCCGCAATCGTCGACGCTACGGCGGATACATCATCCACCTGGGCATCGTGCTCATGGCCCTGGGCGTCATCGGCATCGAGATGTTCCAGGTCGAAACCCAGGGCACCATCCCGGTGGGCGGCAGCCTCAGCCTGGGGCCGTACACCATGGTGTATGATAACCTGGCCGAGTTCCCCGCCTCCGATGGCCGTATTGTGGCCCGCGCCACGATCAGCGTGTACAAAAACGGGACCAAGGTGGCCGAATTGCACCCCCGCCGGGACTTCTACATCGACGCGCGTCAGCCCATGACCATCCCCGGCGTGCGCAGCACCTGGGAAGACGACTTCTATGTCATCCTGGTGGACTGGGAACCCATCTCCAGTCAGGGAGCCACTTTCAAAGTGTTCCAGAACCCCCTGGTCTCCTGGCTGTGGCTCGGCACCTTCGTTTTCATCTTCGGCACGCTGCTGGCCCTCTGGCCCACCCCAGAGCCCAGGCCTGCTGTGACCGCCTCACGGAAAGCCTGA
- a CDS encoding TlpA family protein disulfide reductase, translating to MNPTELLESQEPEQKTPLTMILIWAGVLALLAVVGLMLKRTHQGPIQVGDPVPDLSVTAFDGTTYRLSELHGKVVLINFWASWCTTCKDEAAPLEQAWRQLSPRGDVLFLGLDYVDTEPEAKAYLAKFDITYPNGPDLGTRWAQAFRIRGVPETYILDKEGRLAYIKIGPFAGLNEILNAITPLLEP from the coding sequence ATGAACCCGACGGAACTATTGGAGTCCCAGGAACCCGAACAAAAGACCCCTCTCACCATGATCCTCATCTGGGCCGGCGTGCTGGCCCTGCTGGCGGTGGTAGGGCTAATGCTCAAACGCACCCATCAAGGCCCTATCCAGGTGGGCGATCCCGTGCCCGATTTGAGCGTCACGGCTTTCGACGGCACCACCTACCGCCTCAGCGAACTGCACGGGAAAGTGGTCCTGATCAATTTCTGGGCCTCGTGGTGCACCACCTGCAAGGACGAAGCCGCCCCCCTGGAACAGGCCTGGCGTCAACTCTCCCCCCGGGGTGATGTGCTCTTCCTGGGGCTGGACTATGTGGACACCGAGCCAGAAGCCAAGGCCTATCTGGCCAAGTTTGACATCACCTACCCCAACGGGCCGGATTTGGGCACACGTTGGGCCCAGGCCTTTCGCATCCGGGGTGTGCCTGAAACCTACATTTTAGACAAAGAGGGCCGGCTGGCCTATATCAAAATCGGCCCCTTCGCCGGGTTGAACGAAATTCTCAACGCCATTACCCCGCTTCTGGAGCCGTAA
- a CDS encoding zinc-ribbon domain-containing protein: MDFGALFLILGLALLVGLYIAQPLLRPMRRAGQSSYETELSALLARRDTIVSTLEDLEMDFELGKLSEAAYLAQKKALLKKGAEILERLDALTATMSTKSATDRLQEAVRQRRRASRIHIDDDLEALLEQRRRQRQQQAVGFCPHCGAPVLQSDRFCPKCGTELQESSTS; the protein is encoded by the coding sequence ATGGACTTTGGTGCTTTGTTCCTCATCCTCGGCCTTGCGCTTTTGGTGGGCCTGTACATCGCCCAGCCGTTGCTCCGGCCCATGCGCCGGGCGGGCCAGAGCAGTTACGAAACCGAACTTTCGGCCCTGTTGGCCCGTCGGGACACCATCGTCAGCACGCTGGAAGACCTGGAAATGGACTTCGAATTGGGCAAGTTGAGCGAGGCGGCTTACCTGGCCCAAAAGAAGGCCTTGCTCAAAAAAGGCGCCGAAATCCTGGAACGGCTGGACGCCCTCACCGCCACCATGAGCACCAAGAGCGCAACGGACCGCCTGCAAGAGGCAGTTCGGCAACGCCGGCGCGCCTCGCGCATTCACATCGACGACGACCTCGAAGCCCTGTTGGAACAACGCCGTCGTCAGCGCCAACAACAGGCCGTCGGATTCTGCCCCCACTGTGGCGCCCCGGTGCTCCAGTCGGACCGTTTTTGCCCGAAATGCGGTACCGAATTGCAAGAATCTTCCACATCCTGA
- a CDS encoding c-type cytochrome: MRSLRALLPFLLLLLVVLLAGCNFTLATDVTPPPGWKPTPVPPTPQVERLYPLTPPDPANGAALYQTKCADCHGPEGKGDGRLANQLPKQPPSFVDPEHAANASPAEWFLTVTQGKMDALMPSFASLPEADRWDIVAYITSLRYAKADQQQGASLYEERCATCHSQGEENAPLTWQNTAGLSDAELRQMLTQADGTKHPAVEGLTPDEVPAIIAYVRTLGTTQAVAAAEPTATATPQAEPTATTTASETATATTGTSEATPEATVEATASATSTSEAKPEQVTIQGTVTNHSGGEVPSGLKVTLYGLDRQTSQVVLQEETQTDADGKFVFKNIEAPFHRIFVVSVEYQGTTYVSDWAIASGNEEIDLPVTIYDTTTDTSTLRADRLHIFFEFPQEGTLRVIELYVISNDGDKTVVPPSPGEPVLHFTLPKGATNLQFQNGGLGGRFVATEAGFGDTQPVPPGQGSHQVLFAYELPYTKKVSVRHPVHLPIDSAILIVPDTGGLKVRSQMFTPAGTQTIEGKNFQVFRSQALQPDQEIAFEVSGRPTPATGPDISSRAGLAIGLGVFGLALIVVGIVLWRRPQTAEEVAEEEAESDEAPPDLEEDPETLMDAILALDDLYQQGKLSEEAYQTRRAELKARLAELLHASDNPTAQDDTPDETGEEEA, translated from the coding sequence ATGCGTTCCCTGCGTGCACTTCTCCCCTTCCTCCTGCTCCTTCTTGTGGTCCTGCTGGCCGGTTGCAACTTCACCCTGGCCACCGACGTCACGCCTCCTCCTGGCTGGAAGCCCACCCCTGTACCCCCCACCCCTCAGGTGGAACGGCTTTACCCCCTCACGCCGCCGGACCCGGCCAACGGGGCCGCACTCTATCAGACCAAATGCGCCGATTGCCACGGCCCCGAGGGCAAGGGCGACGGCCGCCTGGCCAACCAACTCCCTAAACAGCCCCCCTCCTTCGTGGATCCTGAACACGCAGCCAACGCTTCTCCGGCCGAGTGGTTCCTCACCGTGACCCAGGGGAAGATGGACGCCCTGATGCCCTCCTTCGCCAGCCTGCCCGAGGCCGACCGCTGGGACATCGTGGCTTACATCACTTCGTTGCGCTATGCCAAGGCGGACCAGCAGCAGGGCGCCTCCCTCTATGAGGAACGCTGCGCCACCTGCCACAGCCAGGGCGAGGAAAACGCCCCGCTCACCTGGCAAAACACGGCCGGGCTTTCGGATGCTGAATTGCGCCAGATGCTCACCCAGGCCGACGGTACCAAGCACCCCGCCGTAGAAGGCCTCACCCCCGACGAAGTGCCCGCCATCATCGCCTATGTGCGCACCCTGGGCACCACCCAGGCGGTCGCCGCCGCCGAGCCCACCGCCACGGCCACGCCCCAGGCCGAGCCCACCGCCACCACGACCGCCAGCGAAACGGCCACGGCCACCACAGGCACATCGGAGGCCACTCCAGAGGCCACGGTGGAGGCCACAGCAAGCGCTACCTCCACCTCCGAAGCCAAGCCGGAACAGGTGACCATCCAGGGGACGGTCACCAACCACTCAGGCGGCGAGGTGCCCTCCGGGTTGAAGGTCACCCTCTACGGCCTGGATCGCCAAACCAGTCAGGTTGTGCTTCAGGAAGAAACGCAAACCGACGCCGACGGGAAGTTCGTCTTCAAAAACATCGAGGCCCCCTTCCATCGCATCTTCGTCGTCAGCGTGGAATACCAGGGCACCACCTATGTCTCGGACTGGGCCATTGCCTCGGGCAACGAGGAAATCGACCTCCCGGTGACCATCTACGACACCACCACCGACACCTCCACCCTGCGGGCCGACCGGCTCCACATCTTCTTCGAGTTCCCCCAGGAAGGCACCTTACGAGTGATTGAACTGTATGTCATTTCCAACGACGGCGACAAAACGGTGGTGCCGCCTTCGCCCGGCGAGCCGGTGCTGCACTTCACCCTCCCCAAAGGAGCCACCAACCTGCAGTTCCAGAATGGCGGCCTGGGCGGTCGCTTCGTCGCCACCGAGGCGGGATTCGGCGATACCCAGCCCGTGCCTCCCGGTCAGGGGAGCCATCAGGTGCTCTTTGCCTATGAGTTGCCTTACACGAAGAAGGTCTCCGTCCGCCACCCGGTCCACCTTCCCATAGACTCGGCCATCCTGATCGTGCCCGACACCGGGGGGCTCAAGGTGCGCAGCCAGATGTTCACCCCCGCCGGCACCCAGACCATCGAGGGCAAAAACTTCCAGGTCTTCCGCAGCCAGGCCCTCCAGCCCGACCAGGAAATCGCCTTCGAGGTCAGTGGCCGCCCCACTCCCGCCACCGGTCCCGACATCTCCTCGCGCGCCGGACTGGCCATCGGCCTGGGTGTCTTTGGGCTGGCGCTCATCGTCGTGGGCATCGTCCTGTGGCGACGGCCTCAGACTGCCGAAGAGGTTGCGGAAGAAGAAGCCGAATCCGATGAGGCCCCTCCGGACCTCGAAGAGGACCCCGAGACCCTGATGGATGCTATTCTGGCCCTGGACGACCTCTACCAACAAGGCAAACTCTCCGAAGAAGCCTATCAAACCCGCCGCGCCGAACTCAAAGCGCGCCTGGCCGAGTTGCTGCACGCCTCGGACAACCCGACGGCGCAAGACGACACCCCGGATGAAACCGGTGAGGAGGAGGCATGA
- a CDS encoding ABC transporter permease: MAVLWKDLAAEFRSRELLSAMLVFALLVILIFNFALDLNPKARLAATPGVLWVTLTFAGTLGLNRSMAIEKDRGCLDGLLLAPVDRSAIYFGKMLSNLAFMLLVAAIVMPVYSLLYNINLLQPGLLGVVLLGSIGYIAVGTLLATMSVQTRTREMLLPILLFPVIVPALIAAVKASSGLLQALPFDDIRAWFNLLITYDLVFTAVAYMVFDYIVEE; encoded by the coding sequence CTGGCCGTGCTCTGGAAGGACCTGGCCGCCGAGTTTCGCAGCCGCGAGTTGCTCTCGGCCATGCTGGTCTTCGCCCTGCTGGTCATCCTCATCTTCAACTTCGCGTTGGACCTCAACCCCAAAGCCCGCCTGGCCGCCACGCCGGGCGTCCTGTGGGTTACCCTGACCTTTGCCGGCACCCTGGGCCTCAACCGCTCCATGGCTATCGAGAAAGACCGCGGCTGCCTGGACGGCCTGCTGCTGGCCCCGGTGGATCGCAGCGCCATCTACTTCGGCAAGATGCTCAGCAACCTGGCTTTCATGCTGCTGGTGGCCGCCATCGTCATGCCGGTTTACAGCCTGCTGTACAACATCAACCTCCTTCAACCGGGGCTGTTGGGCGTCGTGCTCCTGGGCTCCATCGGCTACATCGCCGTGGGCACCCTGCTGGCCACCATGTCGGTGCAGACCCGCACCCGCGAGATGCTCCTGCCCATTCTGCTTTTCCCGGTCATCGTGCCTGCCCTGATCGCTGCGGTGAAGGCCAGCAGCGGTTTACTGCAAGCGCTCCCCTTTGACGACATTCGCGCCTGGTTCAACCTATTGATCACCTACGACCTGGTGTTCACCGCGGTGGCCTACATGGTCTTTGACTACATCGTCGAAGAATAA